The Jannaschia sp. GRR-S6-38 genomic interval ACTGGCCCAAGGGGCGCCGCGCTCCATCTTGGCGGGACATGAGCGCGCTCTCCCATACCGGCTTCCGGGCCTATTTCCTCGCGGCCGTACCGCTGGTGCAGGCGCTCTGGGCGCAGCGCGTCACGCTGGGCTGGCTCGCCTGGGAGATCTCGGGCTCGGCGCCCTTCGTCGGGTTGATCGCGGCGCTGGGGCTGGCGCCGATGCTGGTCTCGGGCCCGGTTTTCGGCGTGCTGGTCGATCGCGCCGATATCCGCCGCGCGCTGATGTGGACCAGCGGGACGATGGCCGCGCTCTTGGCGCTGGCCGCCGCGCTGGCGGGCGGGCCGGGGCTGGGCAAGGTCGGTCTGGCGGTGTTGGCGCTGGCGATCGGGGTGGTGACCTCGGCGCATCACCCGGTGCGCATGTCGCTGGGGCCCCGCCTGGTCCCCCGGGCCGAGGTGCCGTCCGTGGTTGCGCTCTCGGCGCTGAACTTCAACCTCGCGCGGCTGGTCGCGCCGGTCCTGACCGGGCTCGCCATCGCGAGCTTCGGCGCGGTGACGACGCTGTGGGTCTCGGCGGCGCTGTACCTGCCGATGCTGGTGGCGATCCGCTGGATGGATCCGCGCGACTTGCCGGCGGGACGGGCGCACGAAGGGATCGCGACGGCCATCGCGGGCGCGCTCCGCTATATCGCGGCGACGCCGGTGGCGCGCCAGGCGCTGGTGCTGACGGCCGCGATGGCGGTACTGGTTCGCGGCTACCTGGAGCTTCTGCCGGTGATGGCCGAGGGCGTGCATGCCCGCGGGGCCGAGGGGCTGGGCCTGCTGACCGCGGCGGCGGGGGGCGGCGCGCTGCTGGCGGCGCTGGGCAAGACCGCGGGGGCTGGGCGCGGCACGGGGATCGCGCCGTCGGCGCGCGCGGCGCTGGTGGGCGGCATCGCCGCGCTGGCCGCGCTGGGCTGGTCGGAGAGCTGGGCCGCCGCGCTGGGCTGGACCGCCGTGCTGGGCTTCGCCTCGACCTTCTGCGGCATCAGCTTCCAGGCGGCGGTGCAGCAGGACCTGCCGGACGATCTGCGCGGACGGGTCATGTCGCTCTGGGTCGTGGTCGGGATCGGCGCGGTGGCCCTGGGCTCGGGCATGCTGGGCTGGCTGGCCGGGCCCTTCGGTCTGCCGGCCGTCCTGGCCGCCGCGGGCCTCGCCGGCGCGGCGCTGTCGCTGCCGCTGGCCTTGCCATCCCGCCGCCGGGCCGCCACGTAACGCTCCAGCAGGCGGCCACGGGGGACGAGCACATGGCGATCACGCGCGACGAGGTGAAGGCGGCCCTGGCCCGGATCGCCGTGCCCACCGGCGGCGACCTGATCTCGAAGGACATGATCCGCGCCCTGACGG includes:
- a CDS encoding MFS transporter, whose amino-acid sequence is MSALSHTGFRAYFLAAVPLVQALWAQRVTLGWLAWEISGSAPFVGLIAALGLAPMLVSGPVFGVLVDRADIRRALMWTSGTMAALLALAAALAGGPGLGKVGLAVLALAIGVVTSAHHPVRMSLGPRLVPRAEVPSVVALSALNFNLARLVAPVLTGLAIASFGAVTTLWVSAALYLPMLVAIRWMDPRDLPAGRAHEGIATAIAGALRYIAATPVARQALVLTAAMAVLVRGYLELLPVMAEGVHARGAEGLGLLTAAAGGGALLAALGKTAGAGRGTGIAPSARAALVGGIAALAALGWSESWAAALGWTAVLGFASTFCGISFQAAVQQDLPDDLRGRVMSLWVVVGIGAVALGSGMLGWLAGPFGLPAVLAAAGLAGAALSLPLALPSRRRAAT